The Paenibacillus macerans genome includes a window with the following:
- a CDS encoding alpha/beta hydrolase, whose protein sequence is MFAYERITIPIHTINELQLYGTFYRGSKNQTYKGTILYFHGGGLIFGHREDLPPKYISLLAENGYGLLALDYLLAPESKLPAIMQAIHRSIEWFMKEGLHTLKIDPSNYYVMGRSAGGVFGFVSCCSC, encoded by the coding sequence TTGTTTGCCTATGAACGCATTACGATTCCGATTCATACGATTAACGAGCTGCAATTATATGGAACTTTTTATCGCGGAAGTAAAAATCAAACCTATAAAGGAACGATTCTTTACTTTCATGGGGGAGGATTGATTTTCGGTCACAGAGAAGATTTGCCCCCAAAATATATATCTCTATTAGCGGAAAACGGCTATGGCCTGCTCGCCCTGGATTATTTGCTTGCCCCTGAAAGTAAGCTGCCGGCTATTATGCAGGCTATACATCGTTCAATCGAATGGTTTATGAAAGAAGGGCTGCATACGTTAAAGATCGATCCTTCTAATTACTATGTAATGGGACGTTCTGCCGGGGGGGTATTTGGCTTTGTATCATGCTGTTCATGCTAG
- a CDS encoding AEC family transporter — translation MQIDFFLTLQKVFVLFLLIVIGFIAGRVNLISEKGQKDITQLVLYITMPATIFSAMQLEMNQERLNTSFVILGVLIFCYVVMFIAGFLVSRRLSLSKGQKDIFQTALLLSNTSFMGYPIILSLLGPDALFYAVVGAGFIFEIVSWSVGVYLISRNGSETTGFNWKKVLFSPGILSIIIGLIFFIFQWSVPEPLNSVIDTMSPATSPLAMIVIGLMLSRSNINEAFKNKYLYIAAAFKLLIVPFIITMVLKLFGLTGPALVIPAMMISMPTASYVAMFSNNYGNDAKFASQIVFLSSLMSMISIPIITLLF, via the coding sequence ATGCAAATAGATTTTTTTCTAACTTTACAGAAAGTATTTGTTTTATTTCTACTAATTGTTATTGGATTTATTGCAGGTCGCGTAAATTTAATCTCCGAAAAAGGGCAAAAAGATATAACGCAGTTAGTTCTTTATATAACGATGCCGGCTACAATTTTTTCTGCCATGCAGCTTGAGATGAATCAAGAGCGACTGAACACGTCGTTTGTCATATTGGGAGTTTTGATCTTCTGCTATGTTGTTATGTTTATTGCAGGCTTTTTAGTCTCACGACGACTCTCCTTATCTAAAGGGCAAAAAGATATCTTCCAAACGGCATTATTACTATCCAATACATCGTTCATGGGGTATCCCATCATCCTAAGTCTACTAGGACCTGATGCCCTATTCTATGCCGTTGTTGGAGCTGGCTTTATATTTGAGATCGTATCGTGGTCAGTAGGCGTTTATTTAATCTCCCGCAATGGATCAGAGACTACAGGATTCAATTGGAAGAAAGTTCTCTTCAGTCCGGGAATCCTCTCAATTATCATTGGTTTGATTTTCTTTATTTTCCAGTGGTCAGTACCTGAACCACTTAACAGTGTGATTGATACAATGAGTCCTGCGACATCCCCCCTTGCAATGATAGTGATCGGACTGATGTTGTCACGCAGTAATATCAATGAGGCATTTAAGAATAAATACTTATATATAGCTGCTGCATTCAAACTACTCATCGTTCCATTTATTATAACAATGGTGCTTAAATTGTTTGGTCTGACTGGTCCGGCTCTAGTTATTCCGGCTATGATGATTTCAATGCCTACTGCCTCCTATGTGGCCATGTTCAGTAATAATTACGGTAATGATGCTAAATTTGCGAGTCAGATCGTATTCTTATCATCATTGATGTCAATGATCTCTATTCCTATAATTACATTATTATTCTAA
- the allB gene encoding allantoinase AllB, whose amino-acid sequence MSYDLVIKNGLVILDSGEIQTDIGVNNGVIVTIGSNLEGTKIIDAEGLIVSPGMIDAHVHITEPGGGYRDEWEGYSTGTASAAKGGVTSFLEMPLNQVPATTNGETLNIKYAAGKGKLKSDVYSYGGLVPYTVDEGGIQELDEGGVIAYKCFMATCGDRSIDGDFMNVDDYSLYEGMKQVAKTGKILSIHAENARITDRLGEIAYKNNETTLKAYVATRPVFTEVEPIQRAILFAKETGCRIHICHVACPEGVEAVAKARQEGVDVTCETCTHYLYFETEELDAIGPVVKCSPPIRDKKNQDGLWKQLLAGNIAFVTSDHSPCTPDLKDKENAFEAWGGISGLQNNVDVLFDEGVQKRGMSLKQFAEIIATNVADRFGIDNKGRISVGKDADFVLIKPDAPYTLQAEDLEYRNKISPYIGREIGAQVAITILRGEVIYSQAEGVTKDFPGEFVKIQSKNV is encoded by the coding sequence ATGAGTTATGATTTAGTTATTAAGAATGGTTTAGTGATACTAGACAGTGGAGAAATCCAAACAGATATTGGTGTTAATAATGGCGTGATCGTTACGATTGGATCTAACCTTGAAGGAACAAAGATAATAGATGCAGAAGGGTTAATTGTTAGTCCTGGTATGATCGATGCTCATGTTCACATCACTGAACCGGGTGGCGGGTATCGCGATGAATGGGAAGGTTATTCTACCGGGACTGCTTCTGCAGCAAAGGGTGGTGTAACATCATTCTTAGAGATGCCGCTCAATCAAGTTCCTGCTACAACAAATGGCGAGACATTGAATATTAAATATGCGGCGGGTAAAGGGAAACTGAAATCCGATGTATATTCTTACGGCGGACTGGTTCCTTACACAGTCGATGAAGGTGGTATCCAAGAATTAGATGAAGGCGGCGTTATAGCTTATAAGTGTTTTATGGCGACATGCGGAGATCGTTCTATTGATGGTGACTTCATGAATGTTGATGACTACTCTCTATATGAAGGTATGAAACAAGTTGCTAAGACAGGAAAAATATTGTCTATTCATGCTGAAAATGCCCGGATCACTGATCGACTTGGAGAAATTGCTTACAAAAACAATGAAACAACACTAAAAGCCTATGTAGCAACACGGCCCGTATTTACAGAAGTTGAACCTATTCAACGCGCCATCTTATTCGCAAAAGAAACCGGTTGCCGCATTCATATCTGTCACGTTGCTTGTCCAGAGGGTGTTGAAGCTGTTGCGAAGGCGCGCCAAGAAGGTGTTGATGTAACTTGTGAGACATGTACGCATTACCTATACTTTGAAACAGAAGAATTGGATGCGATTGGTCCAGTTGTAAAATGTTCACCACCAATCAGAGATAAGAAAAATCAGGACGGTTTGTGGAAACAATTATTAGCAGGCAATATTGCCTTTGTTACATCAGACCATTCACCATGTACACCGGACTTGAAAGACAAAGAAAACGCCTTTGAAGCATGGGGCGGTATATCCGGATTGCAAAATAATGTGGATGTTCTATTCGATGAAGGCGTCCAAAAACGCGGGATGTCATTAAAACAATTTGCTGAAATCATTGCAACAAACGTTGCTGATCGATTCGGGATCGATAACAAAGGACGTATTAGTGTAGGTAAAGATGCAGATTTTGTATTAATCAAACCAGATGCACCTTACACATTACAAGCAGAAGACTTGGAATACCGCAACAAGATCAGCCCATACATCGGTCGTGAGATTGGTGCACAAGTTGCGATAACGATTTTACGAGGTGAGGTCATTTATTCCCAAGCAGAAGGTGTGACAAAGGATTTTCCTGGAGAATTTGTAAAAATACAGTCGAAAAATGTATGA
- the allW gene encoding allantoin permease: MENLDYQVTNDDIEVYRQRGYQSEDILPKTPNKRNMSTLNYFTLWMGSIHNIPNYAAVAGYLLLGLSSLNVIIAITLSGLAVALFMVINGRAGAKYGIPFAMHLRSIYGSVGAKLPGFLRGCVAAIAWFGVQTYTGAAALTILVGKVWPTYLEIGGGADILGISVPELISFVIFWIANMAIGLGGGGTLNKFTAVLSPIIYIVFGGMTIWAIHVGGGIGNILSYEGVQTTAVNPVFGYLVIIASVLAVWAAPGVSVSDFTQNAKSQKDQTVGQTGSLFIGYLIFAIMSVIIIIGGTIHYGAPTSGNGVLDFINQWDNVPAILLTTLVFLMTTISTNATGNIIPAGYQLTALFPKSINYRKGVIIAGVISFLIMPWRFMADGSAIIAFLNAVGALLGPVAGVMIAHYYFVKNQVIDLDQLYYDAEDGSVKRIYYGVNRKAYTATIVGLILSLIGQFIPVLSVLSDIAWIAGFVSAFTIYFVLTKLSSNELSMGIENNKKKEEAK; the protein is encoded by the coding sequence TTGGAGAATCTAGATTATCAGGTTACAAATGATGATATTGAAGTATACCGGCAGAGGGGCTATCAAAGTGAGGATATTTTGCCCAAGACTCCAAATAAGCGGAATATGAGTACTTTGAATTATTTTACATTGTGGATGGGTTCGATTCACAACATTCCTAACTATGCTGCGGTTGCAGGTTATTTGTTATTGGGACTGTCATCATTAAATGTAATCATTGCAATAACTCTCAGTGGATTGGCTGTTGCATTATTCATGGTTATTAATGGGCGGGCAGGGGCTAAATATGGGATTCCTTTTGCCATGCATTTGCGTTCAATTTACGGCAGCGTAGGAGCGAAATTACCAGGATTTCTAAGAGGGTGCGTAGCTGCGATCGCATGGTTCGGTGTTCAAACATATACCGGGGCGGCAGCTTTAACGATTCTGGTTGGAAAAGTGTGGCCAACCTATTTAGAGATTGGCGGCGGAGCGGATATCTTAGGTATATCTGTGCCGGAATTAATTAGTTTCGTCATATTTTGGATTGCGAATATGGCGATTGGTCTTGGAGGAGGTGGAACCCTTAATAAGTTTACAGCAGTACTTAGCCCAATTATTTATATTGTATTCGGCGGGATGACGATTTGGGCAATCCATGTTGGAGGAGGAATTGGCAATATTCTTTCATACGAGGGAGTTCAAACAACTGCCGTAAATCCCGTCTTTGGTTACCTTGTCATCATTGCTTCAGTATTAGCAGTATGGGCGGCACCAGGAGTGAGTGTATCTGACTTTACCCAGAATGCTAAGTCACAAAAAGACCAAACCGTTGGCCAGACAGGTAGTTTATTTATAGGATATCTCATTTTTGCAATCATGTCAGTTATTATCATTATTGGCGGCACGATTCATTATGGTGCACCAACTTCAGGCAATGGAGTATTGGATTTTATTAATCAATGGGATAACGTGCCTGCGATATTATTGACCACATTAGTGTTTTTGATGACGACGATTTCAACCAATGCAACGGGCAATATTATTCCTGCAGGTTATCAACTAACAGCACTGTTTCCTAAATCGATCAACTATCGTAAGGGCGTTATCATCGCTGGAGTCATTAGTTTCTTAATTATGCCATGGCGTTTTATGGCTGATGGCAGTGCGATTATTGCTTTTCTCAATGCGGTCGGTGCATTATTAGGACCTGTTGCAGGTGTAATGATTGCTCATTATTATTTTGTGAAAAACCAAGTCATTGATTTAGATCAACTATATTATGATGCTGAAGACGGTTCAGTGAAAAGGATATATTACGGAGTTAATCGTAAAGCGTATACAGCAACCATAGTAGGTTTGATTTTATCACTTATTGGGCAGTTTATTCCGGTATTATCCGTGCTTTCTGATATTGCTTGGATAGCGGGGTTTGTGTCTGCATTTACTATTTATTTTGTTTTAACAAAGTTATCATCCAACGAATTAAGTATGGGGATTGAAAATAATAAAAAAAAGGAGGAAGCTAAATGA
- a CDS encoding hydantoinase/carbamoylase family amidase → MAEEEGSRFPYAFWGSKNIFGIADRNDVEHIKDAQGVSFVDAMHESGFNFLEGKPRHNKISAFIELHIEQGNFLENTHKQVGVVNAIVGQKRYDITLKGQANHAGTTLMEYRKDTVECMARIITQSIDKAKKEGNPLVLTFGKVEPKPNTVNVVPGETLFSMDCRHTEEAVLDRFTQEIERDMKDIARQMGIDIHIDHWMNEKPVPMDPEIIRIIESVCKDNKLNYEVMHSGAGHDSQIFAAYVPTAMIFVPSIDGISHNPREHTEAVDIVPGIQVLAGAIEKLAY, encoded by the coding sequence ATGGCTGAAGAAGAAGGATCACGTTTCCCATATGCGTTTTGGGGTTCTAAAAATATCTTTGGCATTGCGGACCGTAATGATGTAGAGCATATCAAGGATGCTCAAGGCGTGAGCTTCGTCGATGCAATGCATGAGAGCGGGTTTAATTTCTTGGAAGGAAAACCAAGGCACAATAAGATTTCTGCTTTTATTGAATTACATATCGAACAAGGTAATTTCCTAGAGAATACGCATAAGCAAGTTGGTGTCGTGAATGCCATCGTGGGTCAGAAACGCTATGATATCACGCTTAAGGGACAAGCCAACCATGCTGGTACAACATTGATGGAGTACCGAAAAGATACGGTTGAATGTATGGCACGAATCATTACGCAAAGTATCGATAAAGCGAAAAAAGAAGGCAATCCACTCGTTCTTACGTTCGGTAAAGTTGAGCCTAAGCCTAATACAGTGAATGTCGTTCCTGGTGAGACGCTCTTCTCTATGGATTGTCGTCATACAGAAGAAGCCGTATTAGATCGATTTACGCAGGAAATTGAAAGAGACATGAAAGACATTGCGCGGCAAATGGGTATCGACATTCATATCGATCATTGGATGAATGAGAAACCAGTTCCTATGGACCCTGAAATTATCCGTATTATTGAATCTGTATGTAAAGACAACAAATTGAATTATGAAGTGATGCATTCAGGGGCTGGACATGATTCTCAGATTTTTGCAGCTTATGTCCCAACAGCTATGATCTTTGTACCTTCTATTGATGGGATTAGCCATAATCCTAGAGAACATACTGAAGCGGTAGATATCGTACCTGGTATTCAGGTTTTGGCGGGTGCCATTGAGAAACTGGCCTATTGA
- a CDS encoding PucR family transcriptional regulator has product MTTIADILNLPRYSDLRLLTNVGQTDTDQTVQSVEISETPDIEYYIPNGVLLLTTAMSYADDQQGLISLIDSLIRAKAVGLGIKTGRFLGEIEPQIIEYAEKVNFPLIEIPNNYSLGSLLHQLLNQIWGTRYEEISFALDIQKKFFNLLLQNATNQIIINKLSQIVKTPIILLNPFKEIMEYSKHFNHSSNPVQHYVNQIIQKIHETNKEDDSFIIHSPKGHEIQISLVPIQVHSHFPHYLVVVNPEQIPYPISSFAIDQAAMVLSFVLFKNEKVSESQQSIATEYFKELIDYHSSSDPSVRSFELNMKYGYLLSDYYQVVHVFSQAALEDTAPSLNQEERLILASQWLQKHIPDYFTNGLVLFFSVTKETIILIQREAPDLDEKLLAIRTQLNDSLNIELIFSIGNPYTDWKRINQSYIEAKLVFDERKSKLQTQPIIHYKDKGMVQLFHHLEKNDVRFFCENILKDFAYPKDPALIELRKTLSVYLGAQCEIASAASTLFVHRNTVKYRILRCEEILGHAVNSPSHSLNLRLALALSEEDL; this is encoded by the coding sequence ATGACTACGATTGCTGATATTTTAAATTTACCCCGCTATTCAGACCTAAGATTATTAACGAATGTTGGTCAGACCGACACCGACCAAACCGTTCAAAGTGTAGAGATTTCTGAAACACCCGATATTGAATACTATATTCCGAATGGTGTCTTGCTTTTAACAACGGCGATGAGCTATGCGGACGACCAACAAGGACTAATTTCTTTAATCGATTCTTTGATTCGCGCCAAAGCGGTGGGTTTAGGGATTAAGACTGGACGGTTCTTGGGTGAGATCGAGCCTCAAATTATTGAATATGCAGAGAAAGTTAATTTCCCGTTGATTGAAATTCCCAATAACTATTCGTTAGGCTCGCTATTGCATCAATTGTTAAATCAAATATGGGGAACGCGTTATGAAGAAATCTCTTTTGCCCTGGATATTCAAAAAAAATTTTTTAACTTACTGCTGCAAAATGCGACTAATCAAATTATTATCAACAAATTAAGCCAGATCGTTAAAACGCCGATTATTTTATTGAATCCATTCAAAGAAATTATGGAATATTCCAAACATTTCAATCATTCCAGCAATCCTGTGCAGCATTATGTGAATCAGATCATACAGAAAATTCACGAAACAAATAAAGAGGACGATTCATTTATTATCCATAGTCCAAAAGGGCATGAAATTCAGATCTCGCTTGTTCCGATTCAAGTCCATTCTCACTTTCCGCATTATTTGGTTGTGGTTAATCCCGAACAAATTCCTTATCCGATCTCCAGTTTTGCGATTGACCAGGCGGCTATGGTATTATCGTTTGTTTTATTCAAAAACGAAAAAGTATCGGAATCTCAACAGTCGATTGCAACCGAATATTTCAAAGAACTGATTGATTACCATTCCAGTTCGGATCCGTCCGTACGTTCCTTTGAATTAAACATGAAATACGGTTACTTATTGTCCGATTATTATCAAGTTGTTCACGTTTTTAGCCAAGCGGCTTTAGAAGATACGGCGCCTAGTCTCAATCAGGAGGAACGATTAATATTAGCCTCGCAATGGTTGCAAAAACATATTCCGGATTACTTCACGAACGGCTTGGTGTTGTTCTTTAGTGTTACAAAAGAGACTATCATTTTAATCCAACGCGAAGCCCCGGATCTGGACGAAAAATTATTGGCTATTCGTACCCAGCTCAATGACAGTCTGAATATAGAGTTGATTTTTAGTATCGGAAACCCGTATACAGATTGGAAACGCATTAACCAATCCTACATTGAAGCAAAGCTGGTGTTCGACGAACGTAAAAGCAAGCTGCAAACTCAGCCGATTATCCATTATAAGGATAAAGGGATGGTTCAGTTGTTCCATCATCTTGAAAAAAATGATGTTCGATTTTTCTGCGAGAATATATTAAAAGATTTTGCTTATCCGAAAGACCCTGCCCTAATCGAACTACGCAAAACGTTATCGGTATACTTAGGCGCACAATGCGAAATTGCCAGCGCAGCCTCCACTTTATTCGTGCATCGCAATACGGTCAAATACCGTATTCTTCGCTGCGAAGAAATACTCGGTCACGCCGTCAATTCGCCCAGTCATTCACTGAATTTACGCCTCGCGCTCGCGCTCAGCGAAGAAGATCTTTAA
- the allD gene encoding ureidoglycolate dehydrogenase, producing the protein MSNVEEEVVKVSGEHLHILIKNKLIKAGLKEEQAAETANHLVYADLCGIHSHGAVRVEYYAERIHKGGINIHPEFSFKQTGPSSAIFHGENAQGHYAANEALAPAIKMAKESGVAVVGVSRVGHTGTLSYYVRKIAEANLIGISMCQSDPMVVPYGGAETYYGTNPIAFGVPSNGADPLIFDMATTVQAWGKILDARSKGKSIPDTWAVDKNGAPTTDPNKVNGLLPIAGPKGYGLMMMVDILSGILLGLPFGKEVSSMYRNLHEGRNLGQLYIIIDPERFVGLELFKQSISRTMKELNEIRPAIGFDYVQYPGQGSHERYAKNLQEGVEIPESIISYLESDDIHYNRYEGLGAFAN; encoded by the coding sequence GTGTCGAATGTTGAAGAAGAAGTAGTAAAAGTTAGCGGGGAACATTTGCACATATTAATCAAAAACAAGCTTATCAAAGCGGGTTTGAAAGAAGAGCAAGCCGCGGAAACGGCTAATCATTTAGTATATGCCGACTTATGCGGCATCCATTCTCACGGAGCTGTGCGCGTTGAATATTACGCAGAGCGTATTCACAAAGGCGGCATCAATATTCATCCCGAGTTTTCGTTTAAACAAACGGGTCCAAGCTCCGCGATCTTCCACGGTGAGAATGCTCAAGGTCATTATGCAGCCAACGAAGCATTGGCCCCAGCCATAAAGATGGCAAAAGAAAGCGGCGTAGCGGTTGTCGGCGTATCGAGAGTGGGTCATACGGGAACGCTGTCCTATTATGTGCGTAAAATTGCCGAAGCCAATTTAATCGGGATCTCGATGTGTCAATCCGATCCAATGGTTGTACCGTATGGCGGTGCGGAAACCTATTACGGAACCAATCCAATCGCATTTGGCGTGCCGAGTAACGGAGCGGACCCGTTAATCTTTGATATGGCCACAACGGTACAAGCATGGGGTAAAATTCTCGATGCGCGTTCCAAAGGCAAATCGATTCCGGATACCTGGGCAGTGGATAAAAACGGCGCTCCGACAACAGATCCGAATAAAGTGAACGGATTGCTGCCTATTGCCGGACCGAAAGGCTACGGCCTCATGATGATGGTAGACATTTTATCCGGGATATTGCTTGGACTGCCGTTTGGCAAAGAGGTTAGCTCGATGTATCGGAATTTGCATGAAGGGCGAAATCTTGGACAGCTTTATATTATTATTGATCCCGAGCGTTTTGTCGGTCTTGAACTGTTCAAACAATCTATTTCGCGTACGATGAAAGAATTGAATGAGATTAGACCCGCAATCGGCTTTGACTACGTTCAGTACCCGGGACAAGGCAGTCATGAACGTTACGCGAAAAACTTGCAAGAAGGGGTAGAGATTCCCGAATCGATTATTAGCTACCTTGAGTCAGACGACATTCATTACAATCGTTATGAAGGACTCGGCGCTTTTGCAAATTAA
- the allE gene encoding (S)-ureidoglycine aminohydrolase has product MGYKNSNVGYLDGVLTSRAVVKKNNYAILPHDGLVNNVVPGFENTRISILGSPRIGASFSDFIAEFLEGGKNELGFGGEGIETFVYVISGKLNVSDSNETHELTEGGYAFFPVNEKMYFENGQTETTEAFLYQRKYEPLEGHEAYKVVGNRADLTPIHYEGMEDVLFWNLLPADDLGFDMNMHILDFAPAASHGYVETHYQEHGAYLLSGKGMYNLDNNWYPVEKGDYIFMAAYTPQAAYSTDRKEHLAYVYSKDANRNPGV; this is encoded by the coding sequence ATGGGTTATAAAAATAGTAACGTCGGCTATCTTGACGGTGTATTGACATCGCGTGCAGTCGTTAAAAAAAACAACTACGCCATTTTGCCGCATGATGGTTTAGTGAATAACGTTGTCCCGGGATTTGAGAATACGCGAATCAGCATTTTGGGTTCTCCCAGAATCGGAGCCAGCTTCTCCGACTTTATCGCCGAATTTTTAGAAGGCGGAAAAAATGAGTTGGGCTTTGGCGGCGAAGGGATTGAAACGTTTGTTTATGTAATATCCGGAAAGTTAAATGTAAGCGATAGCAATGAAACGCATGAATTAACAGAGGGAGGTTATGCTTTCTTCCCTGTAAACGAAAAAATGTATTTCGAAAATGGACAGACTGAAACAACGGAAGCTTTCTTGTACCAACGCAAATACGAGCCGTTAGAAGGGCATGAAGCTTATAAAGTGGTAGGCAACCGCGCGGATCTTACGCCTATTCATTATGAAGGTATGGAAGATGTATTATTCTGGAATTTATTGCCTGCCGATGATTTAGGATTCGATATGAATATGCATATTTTAGACTTTGCTCCTGCTGCCAGTCACGGTTATGTAGAAACCCATTATCAAGAGCACGGCGCTTATTTATTGTCCGGTAAAGGGATGTATAATCTGGACAACAATTGGTATCCGGTTGAGAAAGGCGACTATATCTTTATGGCCGCTTATACCCCGCAAGCCGCTTATTCGACAGACCGCAAGGAGCATTTAGCTTACGTATACTCCAAAGACGCGAATCGCAACCCGGGTGTATAA
- a CDS encoding carboxymuconolactone decarboxylase family protein — translation MSLVSEKIKAYKDEIGRYGDFLPGITEAYHAFTGASLGDGELDAKTKQLIALGIALSTNNEICTFYHAEEAKSKGATDAEILETVAVASAALAGNALSQGVTRVQQALSSPPVQ, via the coding sequence ATGTCGCTCGTGAGCGAGAAAATCAAAGCGTACAAAGACGAGATCGGCCGATACGGCGATTTCCTGCCGGGCATCACGGAAGCTTATCACGCGTTTACCGGAGCAAGCCTTGGGGACGGCGAGCTGGACGCCAAAACGAAGCAGCTGATCGCGCTCGGGATCGCTTTGTCCACGAATAACGAAATCTGTACGTTCTACCATGCCGAGGAGGCGAAGTCAAAGGGAGCGACCGATGCGGAAATTTTGGAAACGGTCGCCGTGGCTTCCGCGGCTTTGGCCGGAAACGCGCTGTCGCAGGGGGTAACCCGCGTGCAGCAGGCTTTGTCCTCGCCGCCTGTGCAGTAA
- a CDS encoding xanthine phosphoribosyltransferase — protein MELLKQKITEQGVIVSDQVLKLDGLLNHQVDPKLTMEMGKEFAKRFGDAGVTRVVTVESSGIAVAFATAYELGVPLLFARRKKTLLAEPDMLCERVPSFTKGIVTDILVSREFISENDRVLFIDDIIANGDAARGLIKIIGRAGAELVGAGIVVEKCFQSGARAIRDQGIRLESLVRIASLDGGQITFAD, from the coding sequence ATGGAGCTGTTAAAGCAAAAGATTACGGAGCAAGGCGTGATCGTTTCGGACCAGGTGCTGAAACTGGACGGTCTGCTGAATCATCAGGTGGACCCGAAATTGACGATGGAAATGGGCAAAGAGTTTGCGAAACGGTTTGGGGATGCCGGGGTTACGCGGGTCGTGACGGTGGAATCGTCGGGGATCGCCGTGGCGTTCGCGACGGCGTACGAGCTAGGGGTGCCGCTGCTGTTCGCGCGCCGCAAAAAAACGCTGCTGGCCGAGCCGGACATGCTGTGCGAGCGGGTGCCTTCATTTACGAAAGGCATCGTCACGGACATTCTCGTATCGCGCGAGTTTATTAGCGAGAACGACCGGGTTTTATTCATCGACGACATCATTGCCAACGGCGACGCGGCCCGGGGGCTGATCAAAATCATCGGCCGCGCCGGAGCGGAGTTGGTCGGAGCGGGCATCGTCGTAGAAAAATGTTTCCAATCCGGGGCCCGGGCGATTCGCGATCAAGGGATCCGTTTGGAGTCGTTGGTCCGCATCGCGTCGCTGGATGGCGGGCAAATCACGTTTGCGGACTAG
- a CDS encoding YkvI family membrane protein, with protein MKNSVKVLQIAFTYIGTVVGAGFATGQEILQFFTRYGKWGVLTILLSTLLFVWLGTKMMLLAREIKAASYEDLNRKLFGERAGRMLSLFTLIVLIGVNSVMLAGAGSVFMEHLGLHYQTGLWITLIFTFLLLGRGIKGVMQLNSLVVPLMLILSLVIIFYTLGSPGAARFLTLETDSGVLAAWVSPLMYSAFNLSMAQAVLVPIGSHTTSRKVIVMGGVIGGAGVGFMLMAGHFALSANMPGIVQYEIPMGSIAQQLGTTVQLIYVLLIFMEIFSTFVADVYGVTLQLRQHLQVPPMLISVTILLICYITSQFGFSSLLSVLYPIFGLFSLFWAFMLATYKSKGKTGN; from the coding sequence ATGAAAAATAGCGTGAAGGTTTTGCAGATCGCTTTCACATATATCGGTACCGTTGTTGGCGCCGGCTTTGCGACGGGACAGGAAATTCTCCAGTTTTTCACCCGGTATGGAAAATGGGGCGTCCTTACGATTCTGCTGTCCACCCTGCTGTTCGTTTGGCTCGGCACCAAAATGATGCTGCTCGCCCGCGAGATCAAGGCCGCTTCGTACGAGGACCTGAACCGCAAGCTGTTCGGAGAGCGCGCCGGGCGTATGCTTAGCCTGTTTACCCTGATCGTCCTGATCGGCGTCAACAGCGTCATGCTGGCGGGAGCCGGCTCCGTATTCATGGAGCATCTGGGTCTGCATTATCAGACAGGACTTTGGATCACTTTGATTTTTACCTTTTTGCTGCTCGGACGGGGGATCAAAGGCGTTATGCAGCTGAATTCCCTCGTCGTGCCGCTGATGCTGATCCTTTCGCTGGTGATCATTTTTTATACGCTCGGCTCGCCGGGAGCGGCCCGTTTCTTAACGCTGGAAACCGACTCCGGGGTGCTGGCCGCATGGGTATCTCCGCTCATGTATTCCGCGTTTAACCTGTCGATGGCCCAAGCCGTGCTCGTGCCGATCGGAAGCCACACCACAAGCCGGAAGGTAATCGTCATGGGCGGGGTTATCGGCGGCGCGGGCGTCGGCTTCATGCTGATGGCCGGCCACTTTGCGCTCTCCGCCAATATGCCGGGGATCGTGCAATATGAGATTCCGATGGGCAGCATTGCCCAGCAGCTTGGGACAACCGTCCAGCTCATTTATGTGCTGCTGATTTTTATGGAGATCTTCAGCACGTTCGTGGCCGACGTCTACGGCGTGACCCTGCAGCTGCGGCAGCACCTGCAAGTACCGCCGATGCTGATCTCGGTCACGATTTTGCTGATCTGCTACATAACCAGCCAGTTCGGCTTCAGCTCGCTGCTTTCGGTGCTTTACCCGATATTCGGCCTGTTCAGCCTGTTTTGGGCCTTTATGCTGGCGACCTATAAGAGCAAAGGAAAAACCGGAAACTAG